The genomic window CGAACTGGACGAGGTGCTGGCCAAGGTGAAGCAGGAAGTGCGCTTTACCATCAACTACCAGGGCGTAGCGGAGGCCATCCAGCCGCACCTGGCCACGCCGGCGAAGGTGGAAAACACGCTCACCATGGGCACGGCGCAGCTGCAGCGGGTGATTGACCGGATTCCGCGCAGCGTGCCCGTGGTGGGGAAGTATGGGGCTTTACCAGTATACGGCTGGGGTTGGGGGTGATTGCGTTGGTGCTATCCCTAGTCAGCCTGAGCACCTACCTCTGGCAGCAGAAAGCGGCAGCAGAGGCGCAGGTCGTGGTGCTGCAGCAGGAGCAGGCCAAGAAAAAGCGGGCACTGGATTGGCTGACCAAAGGCTATTGGGACTTGAAACGGGACAATCCGAAAGTGATCAAAAAGTATTTCCCACAGTAGGGCTTTTAGAGGTCTTCTCAGGAAACGGAGAATACAGCACGTTAAGCGCCCACAAGCCGCGTCCTGAGCACAGAGAAGGAACAGTCAACCGTTTACCTTACGTACCCTAAGCCGTCTCATTCATTCCTTGTTCTATGTCCGATTCCCGTTTTTCCCGCCGTGACTGGCTCAAAACCACGGCGCTGGCCACCACGCCGCTGCTGCTAGGCCCCTTGCCCTCCTTCGCCGAAGCCCCGGCCCCCGGCAACACCCCGCCGCTGAGCGCGGCCGACATTGCCGCCATCGAGGCCGCGATGGGCAAGAAAGGGGCCTACGTTGAAGCGCAGGCCACGCACAGCACCCCGTTGCCGCGCAACGACTTGAAAGTGACCATCAAGGGGAGCCGGTGCCCATTTCCTTCGGCTTCGGCGGGTGGGTGGCCATCAAGCACACGCTCGACGGCAAATCAGCCATGCTCATGAGCGACACGGTGCTACTGCAAGAGGAAGTTAACCCGCTTATGTCGGCCGCCCTGGCCCAGGGGCTGGAAATCGGGGCCGTACACAACCAGCTTTTTTACGAAGAACCGCGCATCTTCTACATGCACATCCACGGCATGGGTGCCCCGGCCGAGCTGGCCCGCAAGTTTGCCGCCGCGCTGAAGGACTCCAAGTTGCTGCCGGCCAACCAGCCGAAGCCCAGCGGCGGCACCCCGGCCGCGCAGGCGGGCAACAACGCTACGTCGGCCCCCGGCCCGCCCACCGGCAAGGAGCTGTTTGATATTCCGGCGCTCGACAAAGTGGTGCAGTACCAGGGCACGGTGAACGGCCCCACCTACAAGTATACCGTGGGCCGGGCGGACCTGCAATCGGTGATGATGGGCACGGAAATGACCGCCGCCATTGGCCTGAACTCGTGGGCCGCGTTCGCCGGCAAGCAAGCTGACGCGCATGTGGCCGGCGACATTGCTATGCTGGAGCACGAAGTAAACCCGGTTATCAAGGCCCTGCGCGCCCACAATCTGGAGGTCGTGGCCGTGCACAACCACATGCTGTTTGACCAGCCGCGCATGATGTTCCTGCACTACTACGGCCGCGGCCCCGCCGCTGCAGCTGGCTACCGGCTTCCGTGCCGCCCTCGACCAGTTGGGCAAGGGCAAAGCGGGCATGAAGATGAAGCACTGACGCGCCGGTAAATCGACCCCGTTTTTTAGGGGCCTAAACCGGAAAAGTACCACGCGCCGGCACCGGGGGCGGTGGGGAGCAAAACCGCACGGATTCCAAGGTCGGTCT from Hymenobacter sp. J193 includes these protein-coding regions:
- a CDS encoding LppY/LpqO family protein; the protein is MPISFGFGGWVAIKHTLDGKSAMLMSDTVLLQEEVNPLMSAALAQGLEIGAVHNQLFYEEPRIFYMHIHGMGAPAELARKFAAALKDSKLLPANQPKPSGGTPAAQAGNNATSAPGPPTGKELFDIPALDKVVQYQGTVNGPTYKYTVGRADLQSVMMGTEMTAAIGLNSWAAFAGKQADAHVAGDIAMLEHEVNPVIKALRAHNLEVVAVHNHMLFDQPRMMFLHYYGRGPAAAAGYRLPCRPRPVGQGQSGHEDEALTRR